The Cottoperca gobio chromosome 8, fCotGob3.1, whole genome shotgun sequence genome contains the following window.
AGGTAGGCCTGCTCCTCCTGTCGCTTCAGAATCTCCTGGAACAAAGGGCCGCTGCTTGCCTCCTCGTTTCCCTTCTGGTTCTGCCCTTCGGTTCCGGACATGGTCATAGCAGATAATGCGTGGGGAATGGAagaagtgagagaggaggaagtagGGGGAAAAGAGGAGGACAGGCCGAGGAGATTCTGGTTGTTGTTAAGTGGTGCATTGCTAAGGCGAAAGGGTATGACGCCTGATGAGAACGATGGAGCTTTTCGGCCTATGTAACGTGATGTATTGAGGTCTGTGTTGCTAGTCGAGCCAAGGGAAGGGGAAGTAGAAGCTGTCTCGGTAAAACAAGGCGAAGAGATAAAAGATGGAGATGGCACAATGGTGGCTGGATGAATACTGGTTGTAACAATGTCACTGTTGAGGACGATCAGGGGCTTGAGCTCTGGAGCATTTGTCGGGTTAATGGTGGCTGTAGTCATTGAGGTAATGGCGGCACCGCTACTGATGATTTGATTGCTGATGGCTCCCTGACTCAATGAGTCCACACCACCACTCGAAGCAAAGTCCCCATTAGGGCGGATGATGGTGGTGGCCTGTGGTTTCGCAGCTATCTTTGCCAAAGGACCAGGCAGTGTGGAAACAGTGTTCCCgcctttgtttcttttgttgttgacGATCTGAGTGCCAACAGGTGTCACAGAGTGTGGCGTCCATCAACTACAGTGAGAGAAGATCGACACAAAGAGATggaaaaaggaaataaacaaCCCAATTTGAAAAAAACCAACACTTTTGTTACACGTTTTTTTGGTTAGGAATAACTTGTGATAACATGTGGAGAAATGTTAAGCTTGATAGGCCTGCTGTGTCTGATTTCGGTTGCTAAGGTATGATTGCACAATCGCTGTTGTTGGAGGGCCTGGTCCAAACGTTGGTCTTTCAGATGAAATAGACATATTCGCACGTGTCTAGAGCTGTAAACACAGTCTGTATACATCGCGTATTCAGGCAGACCATGCGAGAACATCCAAGGGACTTTAACAAAGGGAAAGGGGACCTGACAGTATATCCAGTGCGACATTCATTCTGATTAATTAtcatttttcttattaaaacTCATGAAAGAAACATATTCTTGCACAGCAGTCAGTCTTGGTAGACAGGGTTGGAACTTGGTTTCTGGGTCAGAACCCCATTTCCCGAGGAAGCTGCAAGTCCAAATTAGCaccaatattatttataaactaTAAGAAGTGTCTGATGTATTTAGCTGTGACCAGCAGCGCAGCAGCTTGCTCTGTCAGTAGGTCAACAAAAATGTCCCCAAGTAAAAAAGGTTGTTGTGCTAGAAGGCTGTCGTTTGAcatggaggtcaagtgtttgtgaggtcgtgtgtgtgtgaatgcatgagCGTGTGGATGCATGCTCGGGATAAGTCacaattttctaaattaatagtTAATGCGGCACCAACTAATTaacttaacattttatttgccCTCATCTTTTCTGTCCCAGGTGCTGGTAATACGTGCGTTGTACGTTCAGTTTGTCTcttttccagtgtgtgtgtgtgtgtgtgtgtttggtgtcgCGATCTTCGGAAAAATTATTCTCAGTGATTATCAAATAGTATTTTGGCTTGAAATGTCTGTGCATGCACATACGTGTTTGAAGATTTAGCAAATTCCCGCttgttttgaatacattttcatatttaaccCAACCTTGGAGGGGAACTTTCTCTGTGTGGAATAAATGTGCTAGAAGGAAACACCTAAGACTTACATCGAAGAACTCCCATGACGTTTTAGCGTGTCCCGTCTCCCGGCTGCGGTCTTTAACCCTCTTGTATGTAACAATGAGGTTGTTCCACTTGCGGCGGATCTTTTCGACAGGAAGCACGTGTCCCTTGGAGGCCATCTCCTCCTGGACACTCTGGAAGAGCTGTGAGCGTTCTCGAGTCTCGTAGAGGCCCCAGCGGCGCCCGACCGCCTCTATCAGACACAGAACAGCTTTGGAGGAGAAATCAGAGCCGGAGGGAAGCGTCTTCTCTGAGGGAGTAGGTGGCATGGCTGAAGCTGGGGAAGAGCAGAGGACAcaggtgattttattttttttaactgtggGGTCACTTTATATGTAAAATTGTTATGGAGGAGGGAACATATTTAAAAGCCCTGAAAACGTATTTTCTCATCCAGCTGCTTACTATAAGCTATATATTAACCATATTATGTTCTGATAATGAATAAACAGTGGGGAACAGTTTTGATTGTTTCACATGacagatttgttttttctctctgtgctctTCTCACTGGCTTGAAGTGGGCGGGGCTTAGCTGGAAAAGGTGATGTCACACACCTGTGTTCCAATCAGGAGTGGCAACATTTTGAGTCAGGAATTAGACATTTGCATATCAATTATATTTGGAGCTGAAATAACATGACATTTTTGAGATTAGAAAACAAAGTCATAACCTAAGGAAGCTTGCGTAACCATTCTTTATGAGCTTGAGATCTAATTAAGTTAAATTGTTAAcatgttatttactgtaaaagcTTTTTGAATCTGTCAGCACTAATTAGTTTAACACAATAAAGGTTGTGTGAGAGTTCATCATTTCTCACACAGAAGACTCGTCATGTGCAGGTGTGCACATGCTGTAGAGAGTGTGGGTTTTATTCcattctgacacacactgacaacaatCACAGTAAAAGTAGCATCATCTCACCTGGAGCTATCTTCAGGTACGTCTTTCCATCCCCTGATGTGGTGAAGAAGCGGTCTGTACTCACGGGGTCTAATGGTGGGACAGATAAACGGCACATTAAGTTTCCTCGTGATTAAAGATTTAATAAAGATGTAACATGCTAATCTGCTAATGCTAATTTTAAATcgaaaataaacatgttttttcatgcactggtgaATTTTGAGATGTTgtgctattttgcttccataacacatcttctttcagactagtggaaagaaaatacaaaatacaaatttaagtatttaatttttaaaattttactttgtctatttgaaatatatttctACTAAATTCCCCAAAGGTTAGATGAGATGCCTCATttccatatttaaacatacattttcagaaaacttgtatcACTAAAAGTAATAGTCTTTAtgcaagtaatcaactggggaagttttaTGCTGATGTTTACCCTTTTCACCCGTAGTGTCCAAAGTGTATGGAATCTGGCAATACGTATCATATACATAAGGCTGTTTTCtcgaaatgtgtttttttcataCTCTGAGCCAGCAATCTTCACTTCTGTATTACTTACATGCACCAAACTTTCTAGTTTTATTCccatctatattctgaaggttttggtggaggggtttgttcatatatcattcataaccGGATTTATAACACTTTATTCCCAAGAACatgccaaaaatgtatttatttaaatggctGTTGACAATATTTTCTGATGAGATATCCAAAATCCCCTCTGTAAAAATCTTtaactctaatatgtcaacaaaatacaacaagaattttgaacctggcttaaCCCAATGTTCATATTTCTGTGAAGaaatatatgcaaatgagcagatgtgtaataataaaatgtcctcatttgcatatttaaacatacaattcCAGAAAACGtgttatacaataaatatatgtattaagATAAgaaatcaactggggaagtttcatggtgatatctattagttatttctttttttaaacactatTCACCTGTTGGCTCTCCCcatattgaattattttcatttgtatttttgcacGATACAGAAAAAATATCGAGCCAAGTGAAACATTAGAAATGATCTGTCTGCACTCACACAGCAGTACAGGAGTAGTTGTCGTGTCAGCCAGCTCCTCTGCAGTCTGATCCACTCCTGCTCTGCATGCGGTATCTCCGCAGGGCGCAGGCGACCCTCGACTGCCCAAAACCAGCGCAGATGTATTCTCATCGACCGCTTCTGTTTTCACATGCATTGTCGCGACGTTGCTGCAGCCCCCTTGCAGTTGTCCCTCCATGgctgacaaacaaaaaaacaaaaaaggagagAGCCTGTTTCGTCTGCGCAGGCGTTAAATTGGGAGAAAGTTTGTAGCTCGCGGATCTTAATCGGTGATGAGTTGAGCCTCGGTATGTGCTGCTAACGTCATGACTCCCGCATGTCGGGCAAGTTACGTGCGTGATGGACATTCACCACCCGCGCAGTATGTTTTTCATGAGGGGCAGAGAAATGGCTGCGCTGTCCACCCCAGTCGACGGATGCGCAGGGCGGCTGCGCAGCTCTCAGCACAGATTTGCTGCTGGCAACTGTGACAGTGACGTCAGCTGAgcgcacatacagtacaggaaGACAATAAAGCTTCAAAAAGAGATTATCATCGGGATTTAAATTCCATCATTTAATTACACAtacaaaatatgacattttctgtAAACAGGAAATATATTCTCATAATTAAAATATAGGTTACATCTTCCTGCTGTGTTAATAAAGACCCTTCAGTCACAATGtcaatattttcatttacaATCTGCAATACAGATGTAACCTTTAAGAGGCAGGTTTATCAAAACATGCCACGTCATTTAAGATTTATAcaaagaaatactttattaaaaaaaaaaaaacagacatacaCAAGCAAGtcaagagacagaaagagacacttTAAAAACTGTCGTGGCATGGGATTCCTGTTGATATTTGTCCATGATGCTGAAATACTGActtttacaatacatacattcatTATAGATTCATGTTGTATCCCTCATATGGCATTCAAAAAATGTTGGGAACAACATATGCATATATGTTTTACTTAACTTCtaaaatattcatataaaatgCATCTATTGTACAAActcttttattaaagaaaaacattgaaatattaAACCTTTGGTTCATTCTGATTGTCACATAACTAAATTACCAAGTAGTTtgatatgcactgtactgcacctttagtaaataataataataatacattttatttagaggcgccttacagtgcatttaaaagaacacaatcaaacagttaaaaaaagacGGAAAACAATATATGATAAGATATGTGTTGCCATATTGTGAGGATCATCCTAAAATGACATGTTCACAAGCACTGTAATGACACGTCAATCAATCTACAGTATTTGTAAAAGCTCAGTAGCCTAAGTGATTAAGAGTACTGCGctgatttagcattgcactcctaATTTTGATTCCACACATTTTTCTTCCTTGAAAAAACCTGGtgactacattacccacaatacaACTCAACTGCTAACAGTAATGCTGCGTTCGACAAATCTCCGACCTCTTACACAGTTCCTACTTTGGAGCAAATCCATCCAGAAGTTGTCTGTCGTCACACAATTAAAGCAAATCGTATAAACCATCAACTGAAAGGCAATGTAAAGTATACTTGCCTGTATTTGATTAAAGTAACACATACTATCATATAGTAAACCTGCATGTGATTTGGTGTCAAAATATGTCACCAATGTTATTATTAGGCAGCTGGTTACTGTAAACAATCCCTGACAGTTATACGTTAACGTTAAATGTGCCAAAACAAATGTTGAGGCTGTACCGcaaaatgttcatttgtgtGTATACTTGCCAAAGAAACATCAGCCCATGTTCTTTGATTACGTTTGGCGTCCCGCACCTTCAACGCTTGGAGGTTGGAAGTTACGACTTTGACTGGAACGCAGCATAAGGCCAGAGATTTGGGTGTGTTTTGCTAGTAGTGGCTAACTTAGTAGCCTCAAGCCACTACCCTAAAACAGAGATGAAAAGTGGACTACAGAGGTTTGGTAAGCTCACTAACTcacttgtatacaaagccctaaaaggaactgcaccaagttacactgccaactctctaataaaccatgtgcccccaagaacattacgatcatccactactggtttattaaatgttccccttttgcaattatgcaccaaagctatggaacactttacctgcagaatTAGGGAGGATAGAtattgaatactgtgtctcgcgctgctctgtttccaccacgttaaacttgttcgcatgatctaaatccacgacaccggcatcctcttcaataaactcctcttcttgaaggtgcaacgagtgacgactcactgtcactcgattctgtggaaatatccgagccagagtccgacatcgccacgtctgccgtgctgtctgtgtatgtctgtgtatactggtggactgttttctacttgtgacgtcagaacaaatagcatttattataatcagtagaatttcatgtttatcatttcgtaggccctttaagtatacattgttttttatattttcatggaATGTGTCCTCCACATATTGACACTTCAAATGAAATTGTGCAAAAAGTATGCAATTTAAACTGTCTGCCTTAATTAAAGTAAAGTCCCTTTTCCAAGTAGCTACTGAGTTTGAGAACTAAACCCTGTTTATCAGTTAACATTCAGTTCAGTAATGTTGAACACACTCTTAAATTCTCTGTCAAATAGCTCCTTCAGTCTGTTGCCCTTGGCAAGGAATTCAGCATTAccctgcaaaaaaaacacaacaaactatgtcattagaatataatataatatgtccTAAAAGATTTTAACTTTTGATATTCTACTGTTAATGAAAACCTTAGTACCACATGTGAAAATGATGAAAACTCCCAACCCTGCCAGACATCTATAGGTGATTAATGACGCAGTTTCTTACTCTGTTGTATGAAGCACAGTTGGTGAAAATGAGCTGGATGTCGGACACAAACTCTCCAACAGTCTGGTAGCATTGCTTCTGGAGTTTATCTGCTACATTGCCGATCCACATCGAAGTCGTGATCACAGTGGAGTAGCGTTCCAACTGTGGGTGGCAAGCGGAAATGCATGAAATACTCTGCAACAcctttgtcttttgtttaaaTCCAGACTAGCATAAGCAAAGACCTGAAGATAGTGCGAGTCCTCCAGTAAACCACATTATAAAGTGCACTTTTTTTgttataaatgaaataattgGCATTATTTGTCACAAATAGGAACACACTAAACGTGTGTTTGGGAATAGCAATGAAAACGACTTACATAGAGGCATGGGTTTGTAGTAAATATTTGTTCCTCATCAGCactgcacagacacagaagGAGATAATGGCATTGCTGTTGGTGTAAGAAAAGAGGGATGAGTAGCGGcggtgtgacagagagagaaaggcgtTACGATGTAGTCACACAGCTTGCTCACCAGCATCCATTGGGATATTTGGCGAGACATggcttcttttctttccagcTCTTCCCCGTAGAGATCTTTAGCAGTTTTGTACACACAGAAGGTACACATCCACAGGCTTTTGtccctgctcacacacacacaatgacatacaaacaaaatataGGTATATATGCAGGAACACACAATTAGCAATCTTGAACAGTATATAATACGGATccctctttatttttgtttcactttaacCAAGTTAATCCCACTGATACAGGACTAGTGTGACTTGAGTATCAAGGTAGGAATTTATTAACCTGGTTTGTATAGTTTGTCCTTTAATGCGCAAGTAAATGTAAACTACGCTGATTTTTTGTAGcccaacaagctgtaaacacaacatgttaGCACAAGGTTGCTTATTTAACCATCCAGCCACTGAGCAACTTTAGCATTAATTAATTTTAACTCTGTTTTAGTCTCCTCCAACTGCTGAGGAAAATATCtgcctctttagctgctaaatgctagttgctattatattattataataccaGGAACATTACCATCCCAAAAGGTTCCTATGCAATGGAAAAGTTGTTCACTACTCCAGTAAATAGGACCAACCTTAGATACGAATTGGCAACAGGAGATTTTTGTAGTGTGTTCAGCTCATGGGACCATTTGGCTCAGCTATGAGCCAGAAAGCTAACGCAAGAGTCAAAGTCAACAACGCTGTGTGCGGTTGACAAACAGTTAATATCATTTGACAGTGTGCTTAACAACAAGACTACCTAGTTATCCAGCATTGACAGTGTCCCCAAATCAATGTCAAGATACTGTCGGCCGCAGACTCAAGTAGCGAGTTGAAAAGTGAATGTGAAACGATTGCTTATGTGATACAAAGTATCAGTAAGTCTGATCTtctatttgattttatttgaccGGTGTCAACTCATTGTGCCgttattttaattttcatgtttctctttcttcagcTGCATCCCAGTCATCAAAGCTGTCATATTCTCCAAATAGGTTTCAGTAACTCATTGCTGTGATCAGATTGTAGTTTTAAGATAAGGTGTTGCAATACATTGTAAACAGAGGCTTTGACTGCGCCCCTGTTGCTATAGTTACTCATTTTAGATACAGCCAGAGCATTCATTTAGAGCGGTGCATAGACAGTTTCACTGGGACTACTTAGTAGGAGTCCTATTTTAGAAATGAATGGGCTCCATGCAGCCAAACAGAATAGAGTATTTACCCAGACCATggtaaaaggttcaatgtgtatgtccgagccacctgctccaaatgaGGGGCcgcatttcacctctactactgggtccacaTTGACACATTGTAATTATTAAAAAGCCAAATATAGCATGttatcctgtttatattttagttgtagttgtttgtcatatttattgtattctaatgcatactttatattgtgtattgtattccaCAGCTATATATCCCTCTCTTCTAGTGCTGATATctttactgtgtatttcttcactcctgtgtcagtgtcagtcagtcagttcattagaccagactgctgaaactctgagagctgaTCTAAATATCACTGcgatcttataatcttcacgcggctgctaacggaagatctgtccgtctcccgGCGAACCAGATGATGAGGCGAGGATGAGagttgttttctcatttctgccattttggatttaatcaaaacaaacatctgtactgagggcagacagtgactcactatcacctctagaggaacaagtggtattacaagacatgATGGGCCGCACTactcagttagcatgctaatttcagtagatatctcttcaacacaacacagtcgtctttgacataacgtcaacactattcacattctgttgataatgtttaaattctggcatatcttacacattgaacctttaatgtcTTGATTGTCTCCTATTTTGAACAAAGCTCACCCTAAAAGTTTGTCATCTACATGAGGCAGGTGACATTTCTTGTGGAAGGAGCGAGGGCAGCCATCACACACCACcaactcttcttctttttccgtTTTACAGAGGAAACACTCATCATCGTTTTTCTGATTCTCCTGCCAAGACAGATGGGACAGAAACTCCAATTACACACAGTAAAATTACAAGTTGCTACTGAGAGAATAAGGTTTCTTGTTCATGAAAAACGGTAGGTTCAGACTTTTACTGTAGCTCTCTTTGGGAGACATCAGCCTTGTACTATTTAACATCAGCTAGCCAAAATGGCAATCACATTATTTATGCAGAACAAAGATGAGTGTAGAATGAGGAAACGCTGCTCGTATGAAACTGACAACAAACTTACCAGGTCCTCACAATCTGGTTTGCACAGTCTGCAATTACACAGCAGTGGGTGGATCCTCAAGATGTTTGCCTGAAATAGACAAATCAACAGTGTCTTCCTCTTTTTTGTCACAGTAAAGATCTTTTAGGCTGGGAGGAGAAAATCTTTTGTGGTTTTCCCTCTAATGTATCAGAGCTGTAATACGTTGCTGCTAATGAAAACCTAACATTTCATAATGCTACACtttcacattaaatgttttcaaacaACGAAGAATTGTGAAAAAGGTTGAAATGATTATTGTCTGACTTCTTCATTAATACAACACAAGTTTATTTGGCTGCACTACAAATACCGTGTATCAAAAtatcaaccaggactgaaatcttaaAGATTACAACTTTGTCTCTCTCAGATTGCatcacacaaaatacacaaagatgCCATCAGTGCACTATAATGACAACACACCACCCTGATCATGGTTACCTCTATTAGGTCACTGATTGGTTCCCCTTCACACTTGATGTCTTTTCTCCAGGAGGAATATGTCTGACATGATCCCTTCTTCATGAACTCCACTGGGCTCATCCAGCTCGTCTCAGTACGAATACTCTTTCCTAAATTCCCTGGTGGTGAAAGCGAGTTTGAAGGAGAAAGATTTTACCGGGTTCAGCTGCTTAAtacacatttcattacattgttCAATACACATATTAAGCTATTGTTCGGTAAGATATCGTTACCTGATGCAAATCGTTTTCTGTGTAAGGTCCCAGCTACAGCGCCACATGTGACTTTGAACACCTTCTTGTCACCATCATTGCTGGCTTCTGGCTGCTGCTCAGTCGGTTCCTCCGTATCTCCTCCTTCATCTGTAATTAAAACATGTGGAAAGCTTAACATAAGTACAAAAAACAGTTTTGGCCTCTTTAGCGAAttttcatgacaactgtatggGGTGAATTTTTATATAACGCTTAAAGTTATGTATAATTAAGGTTGTAGCCGTTTTCAATGACAGCTAGGGGCTGTCAGCTGTCTGCTAGGCGTCCCCTTATCTAATTTGAGTCACTGAACTTGACCTCTCAGCCGTGTTTTTTGTGTTGGTGTTTTAAGGTGATTTTTTTCATACAAATTTCGAGAAAACATATGGCTTGCTGTGCGGATAATTGTAATAACAGTCCAAAACGTCTGAGCTCCAATTATTTCGGTGACTGAAATtctattataattgtttttatatgttaGCATTAATTAGCAGCTAGGGTTGTCCGTGTCTGCACTCATCATACCTGGCTTGTTAGCTTAGCCCGTTGTACTAAAAGGCACTCTAAGGAGTCGCACTCTAACAAACAAGCCGTTGTTTTTCTAGCCAAAATTAGCATCCCAATTGGTATAACAGTTAACTTGATTTACAGATGCACCTTGTTaaccaagctagctagctagcacaAAGAGGCAATTTAGCATTTGTTATGCTAACAGGCCACGCCGGGCCTCGCTCCTCCCTAGCACCAGCCTCTCctccaaatatggtcacttctggttacaaaaaaccaagatggcggtcaaaatacaaaacactagactacaaaacaaacaaattggtgacttcacggtgactacgtccattacatatattacagtctATGGATAGGATACACATCTAAAGTCATTTctattattaaatgtgtattaacCCTTAATATCACTTTGTAGCGAACAGCACCTGTAACAGCTGTGGAACTTTCTTTGCTGCTTGACGAAACTTCCAggtcagagtcagagtcagagtcagagtcttcatcttcttctccctcAGACACTTAAAGAAAAAGGAGTTAGTGAGTCGTTAATTTTTACATTGTCTACATCAATCATTTCTCCTACAGTTAAGTaaatttctttctcattttgaaACTCAACATTTCATAGATGCCAACTTGgatgaaaacaaatgagataAGATGGATAAATCTTGTATTAGCTTAATACAACAAACCTGTGGTTACGTGATCAGATGGGAACAGGGATTTCTTGGTCTAGCAGGAAGAAAATTAAAAGGATAAGTTCAGATCAGatcactaaaaacaaaaagtcagaATTTATGTATTTTCACCAGTTTTTGTTCTTACCTGTGTACACCCTCTGTATGTTGCTGCTTTCAGGTGACCTTCCTGCAGTGAAAttccaaaaacagaaaataacatGAT
Protein-coding sequences here:
- the LOC115012722 gene encoding nuclear body protein SP140-like protein — encoded protein: MDPMDWLENKELLQFFRRHKTEMSCMENPCTFLNQLRDHDMVLEDQYKRVSRMKSKENMKKGLYEILDWLERKRSQDIKAFWSCVFKETILNQYPTLRLLRNSLMDGSFQFEVQLPERVQTEEEEKGKALSEDEEEEEKKANSVKKKRKLCDEEAEQAGPSAQLTPKKKAKKILFSSPLKKGEKSDIWTWPIYKLQLPVTCGLLAGTLSRLRLSKGEKCIFVGRQWFSPSEFESFAGKKSSKNWKLSIRCMNTPLAKLIQEGHLKAATYRGCTQTKKSLFPSDHVTTVSEGEEDEDSDSDSDSDLEVSSSSKESSTAVTDEGGDTEEPTEQQPEASNDGDKKVFKVTCGAVAGTLHRKRFASGNLGKSIRTETSWMSPVEFMKKGSCQTYSSWRKDIKCEGEPISDLIEANILRIHPLLCNCRLCKPDCEDLENQKNDDECFLCKTEKEEELVVCDGCPRSFHKKCHLPHVDDKLLGDKSLWMCTFCVYKTAKDLYGEELERKEAMSRQISQWMLQCHYLLLCLCSADEEQIFTTNPCLYLERYSTVITTSMWIGNVADKLQKQCYQTVGEFVSDIQLIFTNCASYNRGNAEFLAKGNRLKELFDREFKSVFNITELNVN